The Erpetoichthys calabaricus chromosome 13, fErpCal1.3, whole genome shotgun sequence genome has a window encoding:
- the LOC114664072 gene encoding G2/M phase-specific E3 ubiquitin-protein ligase-like, with amino-acid sequence MMSKEEITELLQDHSKRVITRGHRKIFISKSDVWTTAFWHFQRDKFVRNHTMVSVSFLRQSYSSPTYCDDDTKPSEEFFHLLVKAIFEDSRAFEESPNGFIPKLNNSHMEKGVYQTIGKMMSTIIIQGGEPPALLAPCVVDYILTGDVLQVNATPDDVSASKLREILKKVEKSSTERELEDAVKRCDSWRFEVEGLPNPVNMNTKDTFVKKAALFHVILKRRACLDQLIDGLSYYEVLTLFRENPCMRIFLDLPKMEKEITADDVAGVFKPRFSALGCPKRLSEEMIVIKFQEFLHSVQDKELEEKLSSRTLTKEEKTFLGTLRPVHILQFATGKGKIPAFGFIPHPEIIFLDDETTGHPKANTSRNELQICVNCRTLSDSDEFDYFFVEALMNSPVCS; translated from the exons ATGATGAGCAAGGAGGAAATAACAGAACTTTTACAAGATCATAGTAAAAGGGTGATTACTCGGGGACACAGAAAAATATTCATCAGTAAATCAGATGTTTGGACTACGGCCTTCTGGCACTTTCAACGGGACAAATTTGTGAGGAACCACACTATGGTCAGCGTCTCATTTCTACGCCAATCATACAGTTCTCCCACATATTGTGATGATGACACTAAACCATCTGAAGAATTTTTTCATCTGCTTGTGAAAGCAATCTTTGAAGACAGCAGAGCCTTTGAAG AGTCACCCAATGGTTTTATACCAAAACTGAACAACAGTCATATGGAAAAGGGAGTTTACCAGACCATTGGGAAGATGATGTCCACCATAATAATCCAGGGGGGTGAGCCCCCAGCACTTCTAGCACCTTGTGTGGTGGACTACATTTTGACTGGAGATGTCCTCCAAGTGAATGCTACACCTGATGATGTCTCAGCCTCTAAGTTAAGGGAAATACTGAAGAAG GTGGAAAAATCGAGCACAGAAAGAGAGCTGGAAGATGCAGTGAAGCGGTGCGACTCTTGGCGCTTTGAGGTGGAAGGTCTTCCAAACCCAGTTAATATGAATACTAAAGATACTTTTGTGAAGAAGGCAGCCCTCTTTCATGTAATCTTAAAAAGACGAGCTTGTCTTGATCAGTTAATCGATGGACTGTCATACTACGAG GTACTTACACTTTTCAGAGAAAATCCTTGCATGCGTATTTTTCTTGATTTGcctaaaatggagaaggaaataaCTGCAGATGATGTAGCAGGCGTTTTTAAACCACGGTTTTCTGCTCTGGGATGTCCCAAACGACTAAGTGAGGAGATGATAGTGATAAAATTTCAAGAATTTCTTCACTCTGTACAAG ATAAAGAACTTGAGGAGAAACTTAGCAGCAGGACACTGACCAAAGAAGAGAAGACATTCTTGGGAACATTGCGCCCTGTCCACATTCTTCAGTTCGCGACAGGGAAAGGCAAAATTCCAGCTTTTGGGTTCATTCCACATCCTGAAATTATATTTCTTGATGATGAAACAACAGGCCATCCAAAAGCAAACACCAGTAGAAATGAGCTTCAGATTTGTGTCAATTGCAGAACCTTATCAGATTCTGATgaatttgattatttctttgttgaAGCTTTGATGAATAGTCCAGTGTGCAGTTAA